In Thiobacter sp. AK1, a genomic segment contains:
- a CDS encoding phage major tail tube protein: protein MAKIEIHRITNANVYLDGQSLLGRAEEVQLPQIKAKMVEHKALGMVGTIEAFAGFEKLEGKIKWASFYADVLKKVANPFKAVQLQVRGSMPIIVGGSVNREAPIVAMLTVVFKSLPGGTFKQHENVELETEFTAYYMKLTVDGQDVTEIDVLENIYKAGGVDLLAQYSANIGS, encoded by the coding sequence ATGGCAAAGATTGAAATCCACCGCATCACCAACGCCAACGTCTATCTGGACGGCCAGTCGCTGCTGGGCCGCGCTGAAGAAGTGCAGCTGCCGCAGATCAAGGCCAAGATGGTCGAGCACAAAGCGCTGGGCATGGTCGGCACCATCGAAGCTTTCGCCGGATTCGAGAAGCTCGAAGGCAAGATCAAGTGGGCGAGCTTCTATGCCGACGTATTGAAGAAGGTGGCCAACCCGTTCAAGGCCGTGCAGCTTCAGGTGCGCGGCTCCATGCCGATCATCGTCGGCGGCTCGGTCAACCGCGAAGCGCCCATCGTGGCGATGCTCACCGTGGTGTTCAAGTCGCTACCGGGTGGCACCTTCAAGCAGCACGAAAACGTGGAGCTGGAGACCGAGTTCACGGCCTACTACATGAAGCTGACCGTGGACGGCCAGGACGTGACTGAAATCGACGTGCTGGAAAACATCTACAAGGCTGGCGGCGTTGACCTGCTGGCGCAGTACAGCGCGAACATCGGGAGCTAA
- a CDS encoding phage tail assembly protein, with protein MEVKLKHPVKLATGQLLEKITLRRATRGDIKRAQKAASDPVDQEDFLLAALTGLTIEDLDALDIADSRVLSDAFRAMVDS; from the coding sequence GTGGAGGTCAAGCTCAAGCACCCGGTCAAGCTCGCCACTGGCCAGCTGCTGGAAAAGATCACTCTGCGCCGCGCCACGCGCGGCGACATCAAGCGCGCGCAGAAGGCCGCGAGTGACCCGGTGGACCAGGAAGATTTTCTGCTGGCCGCCTTGACCGGGCTGACCATCGAAGACCTTGACGCGCTGGACATCGCCGACAGCCGCGTGCTGTCGGATGCCTTTCGCGCTATGGTGGATAGCTGA